The Eubacterium maltosivorans genome includes the window ATTTTCGACGCCATTGGCTGCGAACTCACCCTTGATGGTATGTCCCGGGCCACCGGTGCCAGTGCCGCTTGGGCAGCCGCCCTGGATCATAAAGCCGGGAATCACACGGTGGAAAATCAGGCCGTCATAAAAGCCGTCCTTTACCAGATTTAAAAAGTTTTCAACACTGATCGGCGCAATGTCCGGATACAGCTCTACCTTGATGGTCTTTCCATTTGCCAGCTCAATGCCGACAACAGGTTTTTTTTCACTCATAATTTCCTCCAAATGGTTGATATAAGATTAATACCCTAATGATACACTAAAATATCAAAAAAGAAAAGCATAGCTTAGCGGTCACTCACCAGTTCTTTTACAAAATCTGTGGCCGGATGGTTCCTTATGTTCTCTGGGGTGTCTATCTGTACCAGACCGCCATGGTCCATGACAGCCACGCGGGTGCCCAGTTTTAAGGCCTCCCGGATATCATGGGTGATAAACACAATGGTCACGCCCAGCTCGCGGTGGATACGCAATATCTCATCCTGAAGCATGCGCCTGGTGATCTCGTCGACAGCCCCAAAGGGCTCGTCCATTAACAGAATCTCCGGCGCTGCGGCCAGTGACCGGGCAATGCCCACCCGCTGCTGCTGTCCGCCGGACAGCTCACTGGGATAACGGTCCAGCAAACTCTGGTCAAGCCCCACAATTTTGACCAGGCGCGCCACAGCTGCCTCGGTCTTCTGCCGGTTCTGCCTGTTTAAAAGGCTGGGAACATAAGCAATGTTTTTCCGCACCGTCATATGCGGGAACAGCCCTACCCCCTGGATAGCATAGCCAATGTTCCGGCGCAAAGCGATGAGGTCGGTCTTTGAGATATCCTGCCCCTGCACACATACAGTACCTGTGTCGGGGATCAGCAGCCCGTTGATCATCTTGAGCAGAGTTGTCTTTCCGCAGCCGGAGCTTCCGATAATAGTCAGAAACTCTCCCTTACCGATATCCAGGCTGAACCGCTCCAGAATGGCTTCGTCACCGTATGCCTTGGTGACGTCCACAAACCGGATAATGGGCTCACTCATTGATCAGACCCTTACTCTTGAGAAATTCCATGGCGACGTCGTGCTCATCCCTGCTGTTAACCTCCAGGTCATAATTCATTTTAGACATCTCCTCATTGGTGATGATACCGTCCATTTTTTTCAGCACACCCTCCAGCTCTGGATATCTTTCCAACGTGTCTTCCCGCACAACGGTACCACAGTAGTAATTCTTAAAAAAGCCTTTGTCATCTGTCAGGGATACCGCGTCGGCCACAGACAGCTGCCCATCGGTGGTATAGGCGTTAATAACGTCCACCTCGCCAGAATTCAGGGCGTTGTATTTAAGACCAATGTCCATGTCCATATGATCCTTAAAGCTGAAGCCATAGGCATCACAGAGTGCCTGATAGCCGTCCTCACGTTCGTAGAAGTCCGGATTGGCACCAAAGGTGATCTCCGGGGTGTATCTGGCCATGTCGGAGAAGGTTTTAATGT containing:
- a CDS encoding peptidylprolyl isomerase, with product MSEKKPVVGIELANGKTIKVELYPDIAPISVENFLNLVKDGFYDGLIFHRVIPGFMIQGGCPSGTGTGGPGHTIKGEFAANGVENNLKHKRGVLSMARSASPDSAGSQFFIMVEDAPHLDGQYAAFGAVTEGMEAADEIVNADRDYMDKPYEDQVMKRVYVIEE
- a CDS encoding ABC transporter ATP-binding protein; protein product: MSEPIIRFVDVTKAYGDEAILERFSLDIGKGEFLTIIGSSGCGKTTLLKMINGLLIPDTGTVCVQGQDISKTDLIALRRNIGYAIQGVGLFPHMTVRKNIAYVPSLLNRQNRQKTEAAVARLVKIVGLDQSLLDRYPSELSGGQQQRVGIARSLAAAPEILLMDEPFGAVDEITRRMLQDEILRIHRELGVTIVFITHDIREALKLGTRVAVMDHGGLVQIDTPENIRNHPATDFVKELVSDR
- a CDS encoding glycine betaine ABC transporter substrate-binding protein: MKKKTKKIGALALALVLGVSMITGCSTGGQKESGTVKIATKPMTEQLILGEMLSILIQENTDLNVEITKGVGGGTSNIHPALIKGDFDLYPEYTGTAWNNILKKTEYPDDETLWNTLTDEYDAQFGLKWVGMYGFNNTYTLALRKEIADKYNIKTFSDMARYTPEITFGANPDFYEREDGYQALCDAYGFSFKDHMDMDIGLKYNALNSGEVDVINAYTTDGQLSVADAVSLTDDKGFFKNYYCGTVVREDTLERYPELEGVLKKMDGIITNEEMSKMNYDLEVNSRDEHDVAMEFLKSKGLINE